In a single window of the Neospora caninum Liverpool complete genome, chromosome VIIa genome:
- a CDS encoding putative Dpy-30 motif domain-containing protein: MRTSVLSSAPETRGSVSGGGESVSAEIGSHTGENGHVAPPASLDPSSTVARQRNMSEIDRVALGERAPKLSVQSLPIRQYLDLMVVPALLPALTVLVNERPEQPVEFLAHWLLENGPKYAARESVSASPADSAALSALLGRGI, from the coding sequence ATGAGAACTTCGGTACTTTCTTCTGCGCCCGAAACCCGGGGCTCCGTCAGTGGGGGGGGAGAAAGCGTTTCTGCTGAGATTGGCAGTCACACGGGGGAGAACGGGCACGTggcgcctcccgcctctttGGATCCCTCGTCGACAGTTGCGCGACAGAGGAACATGTCGGAGATAGACCGTGTGGCTCTCGGGGAGAGAGCTCCAAAATTGAGTGTTCAGTCTTTGCCCATCCGCCAGTACCTAGATCTTATGGTTGTGCCCGCCCTTCTGCCTGCTCTGACAGTTCTTGTGAATGAACGCCCTGAACAACCCGTTGAATTTCTTGCTCACTGGCTACTAGAAAATGGTCCTAAGTACGCTGCCCGGGAAAGTGTGAGTGCGTCTCCGGCCGATTCTGCCGCGCTCTCCGCCCTCCTAGGCAGAGGCATCTAA